TGTATGTTTCCATGTACAGTAAGACACACTGGGTTTCTTTTCCTACTGTTATTTCTTGGTATGTGGCTTTCCTTCTTGATTCATCAACACGAATTTATCAGTGCAATGCCAAACTGTGTTACTTAAAACTGTCAGAATGAAACATCTCTTGGGTCTTTTGGTGTGAAAGCAATGGActtgcacacacacaaagaaaatcTGTTGCTTATCTTTTGCTATAGCAAGAAGGTGCTGACTGGCATTATGTTGGGCCTTGCTGCTAATCTGCTCTATTCTTAATATCCTGGATAATTACTGTTGTACCATGTGTTCTGGGAAATGAATTGTGTTATTATGTATTTTTCATAtcacacaaatatatattttttatttgtaaatgaATTTCACTTTCTTGAGGAATTTGAGATCATGTCATAATCCAAGCAAGGAGAGAAGAATATGAATTTTAGAAATGGCTGTTGTGCGGTTCCTTGGCCTTGCAATGGTCTGCATTGGTGACTCGGTGAttcctcctgcagagctctgcagtaGCTGCTGCACAATAGTCGTGTGCCTGTGGTTTCCAGCTATGATTTATGGTCAGACAGCACTACCTAGGAAAGCTTTGAGGGTCATTGCTTCTCTTGGCCTGAGACATGCTGTGCTCTTATGGAGGGGGGGGGGCGTCTGTGGGTGGTGACTGGAAGAGGTAAAAACGGAGCTTAGGCATTTGGAAAGTCTGTGGTAACTTGTCTGCAGGAGGCACGAAACCTGGTTAGATGGGCTAGAACTGCCAGAGCAGCAATGGGACAGCCATCCTGCAgatgtccctgtgtgtctgcGGCCTTGGGGCAGCAGCGGAGCgtgtgagctgtgctgtgctcagtgggGCAGCATAGGCGAGCAGCCCTGCGGAGCGATGCCGGGCACTGCGTCATAACCCCGAGCTCCGCGGCcgctgttccctggagcaggaaagGGCTCCTGGGGAGTGTAAcgaggagcaggggctgtgcccggcaAGCGCCACCAGCGCAAAGGCCCCGGCTCTCCGCGGCTGAAGGGCGGCTGCAGTCCGTGTGCCAGGCCGGGAGGCGGGTGGGCCCCGAGAGGGTGACCGGTAGCCTCTCAGGAAGGGCAGCGGCGCGCGGCTGCTGTTGTTTGTACGGCCGGCGGCCGCCCGTCTCCAAGGAGAGAAGAACGTTGCCCAGCAGGCCCCGGGGCGGAAGGATCCCGGGCGCGGCCGCTGCGGCCGCTGCggagctcctcctgccccgCGGGCGGCTCCAGCCGCTCCGCCCGCCCGAGTGcaccggccccgcccggcctcGCCCCTTCGCACGGCCCGCCTTCCCGCAGGCCCCTGCcgccgccggggctgcccggcCGAGCGCCTGCCGGGCCGCGGCGCCGCGGTCCGGCTTTAGGTTCGGGGCTGCGGCGCCGCCCGCGGCCCCCCGAGCTCTAggccgcgggcggcggcggctgccgCGGGGCCGGTGGTAGTGTGGCGCGGCGGGCGGGACAGGCGGCAGGATGGGCGGCCCGGGCAGCCCGGGGTCCTGCGGGACGCCAGCGGCGGGCGGGCGGACTGGTGTCTCCTTCACTTCGCCCTCCAGTgcccaaagctgcagcagcGCGGTCTGCCGCACCACTGCACCCCCCCGTGACCGGCCCGAGCCCACCTGCCCCGACGACCGGCCACAACCAGCACAAGCAGGTGCCGGCCCCGGCCGCTACCGGCCCCGCGGGGCAacggggggggagggggggggcgggcggggctCGCCTGGCGGCGAGCGGGTCCGGGGCCTCGTGGGCCGGGGGTTGCGGGGCCGCGGGCTCGTCCCAGCGCTCCCGGGTtcgcggggcgggcggggggctcTCCGTGGCCGCTGTCCCCGCGGCCGGGCTCGGTTGCGCgaggcgcggcggggcgggcgggtCAGGCCGGGATGCCCAAGATGGCCGCGCCGAGCGGGTCGGTTCACCttgcggcggggcgggcggcgcgccTGGCGCCCGGCCTGGGGCCGCcgctcggcccggcccgcgcTGCGGCCGCATCCCGCTCGCCCCTCGCTGCCCTTCCCCTCCGGGAGGCGCTGCCTTACTCCCTCCGCCTCGCTTCCCGAGCCCGTAGTCCATTTCCAGATCTTGTCCTTTAAGTTTCTGCATTGGCCTGGCCGATATTAGACTTGCTTGTCCACCTCCGGTCTGTGAATAGAGGGACGGTTAATACAAGGGTAAGGAGGTGGCTTTTTTTAAAGCTCTCTGCACTATCAGTGTAAGCCTGAAGGTCACCGTGTGTCCGGTATATtttaacaaattaatttttaagtaaccttaatttttctgctgctatTTATTGAGATACTGGGATAATTTTGGCGTAGTTGTTGCTTTTCTAAATTACGTGAGTACAGatctttaaaaaatctattATAGGCTGATATGGTTTCTAGTTTGATCTTGAATATCTTGAGATCTTAAAAGTGTTAGAAATCCTAATAGAGGCCTGTGGCATTTTTTAATTGGCGACTGTGAGAGTTTTGAAATACTGCCTCCAAGGAGAACTCTGATGTAGTAATTCCAATAAcattaatgcatttttctgttcttggggtgacttattttttctttttatcgCAGAAGAAAGCATGGTTGTGTCTCCCGAGTAAcagattaattaaatttttttcatcatGGTGGCATGAAACAAAGATTAGGGTGGAGCTCTCACTTGGCTCAAGTATATTCTGTACTTCAGGTCTAttattttacagtttttaaaGCAAACCTTTAGTTGCTAAATGATGCTAATTGTTTAGTGACTTCTAATTAGTAGTTTTTAAGTGAAAGATGCTTCAAAATAGGgttggaaaaaattatttgtcatTTTAAGAATTTGCGAACCTGTCTAACATTGAAGGACACAGGACTGATTTTTTATGGCCCTGTTATCATTTAATGAGTGTTCTGATGGTGCCACTGGTTTATCAGGCATTTAGTATATCCAAAATTAACTCTTGGTTTCCTGTTTTGTCCTCATCCATCCCTGTCAGTATTACAGTATATTATTAGAACAGCAGAGTGACAGTTGTACTCCCTTTCAACATTTTATCACACAACTTGTATCTGTAGACTGGAATGTCTGACAAATACTGGTTGGTTTCCCTGAAGTGGTAAGGATGCTTAACTAGGCCAGATAAAACGGTAGCATCCTTTTTACTGTAATAATCCTCTAAATTTTGATGCTGATACAAGTTTGTTACCTTCTCAGGACATTTCTGCTTAGCATAAATCTCTTATCTGTACTGGTTGTCTAGTCAGCTTggaaacaatgaaaacaaaagggaaaagctCATTTATTTATACTGTAAAAGCAAGTCTGTGGTAAAGGCTAATATAAAACTCCAAAActagaaataattatttttctggcaATGCTAGTTAGAGGTGATATGCACTCATAGAGGAAATGTGTAGCTAAACCTTCTGTGTAAGATGTTCAACTGCTGAATTGTAGGGGTGCTGTACAGCAGAACTCTGCAGGCCAGAGTTCTCACACTCCCTTGTAATTGGTCtatcagctgctgctttctatGGAATAAATAATAGGAGCCATTCAGTGGCTTGTCACTGGGATCAGGGTCTGTTCTTCTATGAACTTGAACTTGGGCTAAGCTTCTTTATGCGTCAGATGCTTTAAGCCATTTTCatgtctctttaaaaaaatgtttagttTAACTCCGTGGAAACCAGACTTGTTCTTGAGCAAGTGATAGATGTCTTGATATAGTGACTTGGTTGTAGAGTTTAGATATCTTTGCTAAAGAAGTTTTTCTGAATTTGTGTGTATGGGTGTGAAACTGAGTGTAAATATTGTTTCTTAGAGGAAGTTGAAATTATCCCCTTAGGGCAATAGGGAGCTGAAGTAGGGTACTCTGGAAATCTGCATTATGAGTTGTAGAAAAATAAGGAACAGTCTTCTGCCTTCCCGTTGATTGCTAAAGTAGTTtgtagttggttttttttctggatttttgttttgttttgtttttttttgtgtttggtttttttttgggtgttttttttttttttttttaattttggtttttttttaatacaatttgGCCGCATATGGTAGATGTAATTAGGGTTTGGAAGTTAACATGTGAGAACACTGCCATTGTTATTTTTCAAGTTCTAAAGATAGttttttcatttacttaaaaagaaaaaaaatcaatccacCGCACTAAAGGAAGATAAAAAGTCAATTATGTTACTCTGAGTCTCTCAGCTAAACCAATGTGACCAATCAGTTTGAGAAGATAagattttttgtttgcatttgttTAGCCTTTTCATGGCCTTGTCTAGTTAGTTTCATTTCCCCTCTTCCACAGTTTGGGGGGAGTTATTAATATCCTCTGTTTGCTATATGTCACAACTTTAAAATACAGGGCCTCTGTAACAGCAGCCTCTTGCTATTGAAATCATGGGAAAACAGTGTGTGAAGGAAGGGCAGATAAGAGTGCGTGTTCCCAGGGAGGAGAGCGATAGGGGCCTCCCCGAGACCTTAGCCAGCTGTCTGTCCGTGGGGCCGCAGCTCATCTGCACTGGCAGGTTCTTTAACAGCAGGGCTACCAGAGGCTCCCTGTCTGAGAAAGGCACTTGTAAGGAGATGTCTTCTCCCAGACCCCACACTTCTCCTACTTGGATGTTCTAAACTAACAGGACAACTTCCCAAGCTTAAACTCTTGTATGTTATTAGGTTGATTGCTGGTTAATGGTATTAGATCTTTCTTATAAAATTGTATGTCTTTTATGTAAAATATGGGGCAAAAATGATGTTGGAGAGCAGATAAAGAGCTCTCTctttacattttcaaaactaAAACCTTGTGAGTACTTTGAGGTAGTTTTCATAAGCATGTGTCAACTTTGACTTTGTGGAACTTCAGGGAATAACTGTCTGCATTACAGGTTTTTAGATTTCTAGTGTCCATGTTTTTGGCAGTGACGATGCCAACTCTGGAAATGTGAGTTATTAATTAATTCCTGGTAATGAAAGACGTATGGATAAATCTACCTGAAAAGTTAACTGGATGGTCTTGTAATGCCTTTTCTCTGCCGTGCCTCTTCTCTGCATAAGCCGAGAAAACATCTCGTGTTCACAGTGACCTTCAGTGAAAACCTGCATTTCACAGAATACTGTAGTATTGTatctattaattttaaatatgtaattaTTAATTGTTTTTATGTAGCAGAATCTGCCTTAAAGATTGTCTTGAAAGAATTGTGGTAGCATTTTTTCATGTGTGCAGTGGCAGAAGGTTCATTATTAATTAACCCTTTACCTTTCAGCTCCAATGGCGATTCCTCCAGCATATGTAGACCTTGGCAAACCTGCCAGAGATATCTTCAATAAAGGATATGGTAAGAATAATACCTTTTCTAAGTGGTGTTTGAAGTGCAACAGTGAATTGCCTTTTTAAGTCTGTATGGAAAATTTAATGATCAAATGCCAGTGTTCttggggaggaggaaggtgtGCTGTGTTTTTTATCTTTACCACCAACAAACTGATCGTTGAAGGCTTTTTGTGGCTTGTTTTGATGTGAAGGCTGTTAAGTCTCACTGCTTGAGCCATATAAATGTCAGAGGTGTACAAGTATGCAAGAATGCCAGCAGCAAGTGTAGTTTAACTTAGCAGCACTTTGTTTACTGCTCTGTCTGTGCCACAACATTTGTTGATATAGAAAGGGTTATATACCAGTCTAATGTAGCCTTTTTTGGACTAGAAAAAGGAATGGCTGTTGGGATAAAGAATCCTTCCACATCTTAAAATGCTTTAATACCAGATAGCTGCATAGTTAAATCATTCTTTGTTACAGTGCTCTTTCTTTCTGGTCTTTGgaaatgtgggggttttttacTAAGACTGTTGCTTGTCTCTCTGGATAGCAATGTGAATTGACACTCTCACAAAACCTGCTTATATTCCATTGGTTCTGTATTTCCCAATGACTTTGCTTTTACAGTTTTTTACTTTGACATATTTTGTCTTTGTGCAGAAAGAGGTGGTTTATGGGTTGGGATAGCTCTTTAAAAGGCATTGACTATTATATAAAAACTGTTCCATTCCAGGGacagaaaatgtatttccttttaGAAGCATCATTTGGTAGTTAAATATACTCATGCAGAACTGAGAGGCACTTCCCTGCCTTATTTTGGAGAGGCCTCCTTTACCTGCTGTGGTACCTGTATGCTGAAGTCAGTCTATAGCTGtttatacatatttatgtaGGACACTGCTGAGCCTGAAAGATCAGCTTGTTCAAAAATGTGCAGGGCCTTAGTTAATCATGTAACTTTGACTTCTGTTTATTAAGGCTTTGGGTTGGTGAAACTGGATGTGAAAACAAAATCTGCAAGTGGAGTGGTGAGTTTAAGTAACTTTTAttcattatatatttttctagCTATGTTCTGATACTTAGTTAAAAGGGGCACATTTCAGATACTGTTAAGTATTTTATAGGCTATATGAATGATAAATATCTGGTGTTAAATAATATCAGAAGCCCTTAAAGTTCTGAATGTATCAGGAATATTACCTTGTTTAGTAATCTTCTTATAATAAAAGGGCTTATTAATTATCCCTGGTCTTACATGTGAAGGTAAACAAATAAAGGATTTTAATATACCAGTTATAGtatacagattttatttctgaagtccCTTTGGTACTGTTTGGTGGAAAATTCTGGCATCTTGGTTTTTGTATGAAGTAGTTGGCATTGAATAAGAATGTTGAATCTTTGGCTCTTCTAGGTACTTAAGCGCTGCAGTAGTGTTCCATGCAAGATGTCTTACCATGCAAGCAGTGCTCACTGTGACTTTTATCTATTTCTATAGCAGACTTTGCAGAATACAAtggtagtttttttttttctccccataaCTGGAGCCTGAGTACTGTAACTTACTGTTACAAACAAGGTTCATGGGGTTGTATGCTCTGTTTTTTCTACAAGTCTGTATGCCAACCGAAACACAGTTTGCAAGAGCCCTTACTATTACAGAGGTAGTTGTTCTTACTGTAGCTTGTTTCTTTGGAGGACTACCATTTATGCTGGTAAAAAAACTCTAtgaaaaatccaagccctaaaGTGAATCCCGTATCAGTTACAAGCCATCCTTCCCAGGAGGAGAAACTGCTGCCATATATGTACTACAGATGTTTTAAAGCAGAGATAAGAAGATAATATAATCATTGGTTTCTCCTGAAGCTATTGCCCCAATGGTTACAGCCACATAGACCCTGTGCAGTAGGAATAGCACAAAGCAAGAAGTTAAAGCTGAAGGTATTTGTGTAGTTCCCATCCCTTGCCAAGAAATAGACCTGCTAGAATTATGCAACTGTGTATGGTGTCACTAACATCATACAGATAAATGTCTTGGACATGATCAGATTTGATCAGCCACCATTAACGAACAGTCTCAGTCATGTTTGTTTTGTGCTCCTGGAGCTTTTACTAAGAGTGCCTAAGGACTTGCAATTTCAAATCTGTTTCCTTCTGGGGAAGGTGAGTGGGAAAGTTTGTTTGAAAATAGTGTATGGAGGAAGACAGAGataaaaatgtttgtttatatgttttaaaaagttGAAATAATTGACTTCTTAAATCATAAGGGCAATAACACTTCACTGGAAAGAGCTCTTTAAAAGATATTTGCGAACCTGGCTTTCACTTCTAATTACCTTCAGATTTTGGATAGTGGTACACAGAAACTATTCATTCTGTTCTTTGTGAGAATCCAAATAGTGAGAAACATCAGCGTTTACTTCCTTTAATAAAGAAATGTGAGTGATACTGTTGATTTCTAAGTTACTTTGAAGAATTTCAGGTCAGATCATACCATACTATAAACCCAGCCTGTTTGCTAAGCTCCCACTTGAAACATTATTTCCGTGTTTCATTGAACCAAGGTGCCAGGGCAATAGGAATTTTATAGGTGCAttagaaacagagaaaagagtAGCTGTGCCTATGGCTAGTGTGAAAGGCTGGTGCATTGGGCAGACTAAGAGCTCTTTAAAAAACAGTtaaaaccccaacccaaacaaaaaaccaaaccacccaTCCCACCCCCAGTTTGAAAAATGATGCCATTCTGTGACCTTTTACAGTTGCACactgtaaaatgtaaaaaatacaCTAAATCACAAAATACATATGTGTATGTCAAAATCACAAAATACTTATGTTATCTTAAAGAATTTTACTCGAGTTGTAATACGTGCCTAATATGTTCTTGGCTCTTGGTTTGATTTTTAAGTTGCTCACTGGGAGTATCAGACTGAACATTACATTTCAAGAACTTGTTGCTGCTTTAGAGGAAAGTCCTTGTGGTGGCTACTGTCTTGCTTTGGAGTTAATTTGCCACCTGTACATTTTGTAATAGTGGCAGGAACACTGCAGTTGAGATGGGGGTTGTGGAGAGTCCTCCATGTGGGCATGAGTCATTAATTCTTCTTGGCTGTGCTAGTCTCCCTTCTCCCCTGCAAGTTGTCTagtgattttaaattttttccatgTAATAAGATCTTGGTGCTTGCTGAAGGAAACACATGTGATCCTGAAAGCATTACATAGTATCTTCTGTGCTTTTTAGGAATTCACAACATCTGGTTCATCGAACACAGACACTGGAAAAGTGAATGGAAGCTTGGAGACCAAATACAAGTGGGCTGAGTATGGTCTGACttttacagaaaaatggaaCACAGATAACACTCTGGGAACAGAAATTGCAATTGAAGATCAGGTAATAgattaggaaaatatttattggtTTTACCTCTGTGTAAGAACTGAATTTATAGCTTTATCTTATCTTCTTCCCCCTTCAATTAGCTTGCCAAAGGCTTGAAGGTGACATTTGATACAACTTTCTCACCAAATACGGGGTAAGAATTGTTAACATTTTTACCTTACTTAGGGAGTCACAGCACCCATGGTCCATTGATCTGGTCTGTGGTATTGACAGAGCTTTTTGTATGGTTTGCTATTGATCCAGCATAGCAAATTACAACGCTAAAGGCTTCTGCTCTTTACCATGACATCACTGTGGGGTTAGTATTGCACATTTCACAACTTTGCTTATTTTCTGGGATAGAAATACTGGAAGATTGCAGGAAACATGAAACTGTTGCTGCACTCATCAGAAAATGCCTGCTTGCCATAGCCCTGGCGGGTCTGAATTGGCTGGCTCTACTTTTGCCTGGTCCAGGGGATGCATGTGCAAGACTTGTAGATATGTTGTGTAGAGTCATAGGGCTTGAATCTTACTGATCATTGAGGAAGATCATGTATGCTTAACATAACTCTTCTCTCtgtttcagaaagaaaagtggTAAAATTAAGTCAGCATATAAACGTGAATGCATAAACCTTGGCTGTGATGTTGACTTTGATTTTGCTGGGCCTGCAGTCCATGGTTCAGCTGTCTTTGGTTATGAAGGCTGGCTTGCTGGTTATCAGATGACTTTTGATACTGCCAAATCAAAATTGacaagaaataatttctctgtgGGTTACAAGACTGGAGACTTCCAACTGCACACTAATGTGTAAGTACTGAAAACTTCTCCAGCTTTCCAGAAGCAGGCTTTCTTTAACTTTTAGTCAAAATACAAATGCTTGAAATATCAAGAGGTGCTTACAAGGCCATTAATGGAGTGCATTTTTCAATAGGAAACTCAAAATTAATGTAAATGATATTTTGTATCTCTCTTTCAAAATGAAACCCAAGGGACTGGTCAGCACTTGCAGCATATGTGGTACAGATACTTAAGTACATGCAGAATGGAAGTGCAGTGCTTCAGTTATGCAGAACTGATCATAATGCTTTTTCTGGCTATCCTATCCTATTATATTGAATAGTATCAGTTTACAATTTAAGGGCAGTAGATTTGTTAGAGGTAGTAATTAATGTTGCATTAATGCTGTAGTAGTTTTAGAGCAAGACTAGAGCATTGCTTCTGGGCTTTTTTGTGGAGGTTCATCTTGCTTGTGGAGGTTCATCTTACATGAAACAGTGTAAACAAGTGTAAGACATCTTTCTTCAGACTTGCTGCCTTTAGATCTTACTCCAGAGCAATCTGATCAAGACTTACTGAAAAACATGATGTTTTCAATCCAAGTAAATAAAATTGGTGGAGTTCTAGTTTTGCTTTTGGGAAAGCACGGGGATTATTGTCTCTCTGAATTCAGGGAAATTGAGGAGTATAGCAGAAAACTATAAAATACTTTAGAGTCTGAGCTGTAAGAATTCCATTTCAGTTTGCTAATGTAAAACGTTGTGACAGATTTTTGAAAGGTCATTCAGTTCTCTAGGAGCTTCACATATTCAATAATCGTAAGTGCAGAAGGCCCATTTTGTAACCATTAACACATATTGGTCAGTTTGTAAGGATTTGATCTAGAATTTTGTTCAAGGACTTTGCTTGGCAATTAACATGAGAATTAGCTGTAGCACTCTAAAATACCTTTTTATTTCCATGAATTACTGTAGTTTAATTTTGCCCTAAAGCCTTTGTTCATCTCCCCTTCTCTTttcaaaaaatctgaaataactcaaattttcaaattcttatttgaataaaaatcttttttgtaaatccccttttttttttactacttcTGGAGTGGATTATGCAAATGGAAAACTAACTTTTCTCTTAATTTATGCAGCAATGATGGTTCCGAATTTGGTGGGTCAATTTACCAAAAAGTGAGTGAGTCTCTTGAAACTGCTATAAACCTGGCTTGGACAGCAGGTAGCAACAGCACTCGCTTTGGCTTTGCAGCTAAGTACAAGTTGGATCCCACTGCTTCTCTTTCAGTAAGTACGGCTGTAACCTGAAGGGTTGTGCAAAGTACAGTGTATTTTCAGTTGCTGTGAATCCCTGTGTTATTAGTACAGAATAGGCTGGGAGGCCTTGTAGGAATTACTCTTACAGTCCAGGCAATTATAATTAAACCAGCAGTATTTAAATTCTGTCATGTTGCTTACAGCAAAGTCTCATAGAATCTGACTGTCACATGTGCTTATGTTGGAGATCCTAATGTActtataaaatgaaaaacacagtttagaaaaacacaattttaaaaaaatgtttgtgtctGGTTCTGTAAGTTtacacaatttttttaaaccagtttTTGGGGAGCTCTGTCACATTCTGTAAGAACTCTGGCAATACTGGTTAAAAGTTGATAAGCAGCAAGGTTTCCTTTATGTTACAAAGTTGGAATCATTTTGTAGGGGAAGTGATGCAAAGTgagataaataattttgtatatATTGTTTATGATGATATTACCCAATGTTTGCTGTGTGACTGACAAGATACTAATTCCTGTGTAATATGGACATGGAGGAGTCCTCTCATGTGGCATTTTTTAGGAGACTGGTGATAAATGTCTCTGGCCTTCTGAAAAAGGGGAAGTGGTGAAGTTCACCTATGAAACTATGTTTCAGTAACAGTTCTTCCTTACATTCCTTCTGCTCTTAAATATGTTGCTTCAAATTATGTTACTGCTTCAGCTGTAAGTTGAAGGATGAGGGCATAGCTGGAAGGAGAGAATTCAGGAAACACAGGTGAACTGAAAGAACAGATAACATTTGGTTAAACTGATAACAGCAGTGTTGCCATAGTTATTCTGGATTCTAAATGGTAACAAATAACTAATCAGTTTCAGCAtttcagttgcttttttttttttttaggcgAAGGTGAATAATTCTAGTCTAATTGGAGTGGGTTATACCCAGACCCTGAGGCCAGGTAAGAGCTGTCATGTGAATTATGTCATATATATATCTTCTGTGCATCCTAAAAAAAATAGAGGTCTCTGCATTTAtatgcattttttccctttgaacGCCAAGTAGATATTTTACAGCAGCTTCAGTCATACATCAAACCATTATCTAAGCAAGACAAACTATTTTATCTGATGGTATTAATATATTCCTCACTGATCTGTGCAGGAGTGGACTGTATTATGTTTGACAGCCTAGCTTTAGGCTAGGCAAAGCATGTCTTCTTTTTTGGCACTGCTTTGTCCAATCATACTGTGTTGAATGATAGCAGGTCTTCAAATTATGAGTAATTGTCAAAACCTCGCACTTCATACCCTTCATATTTAGTAAACAACCCCTCCAGACCTTAACTTGTTCCAGTTAGGTATGAAAGCACCTGTTAAGGCTGTGTTGCCATTGGTTAGTTCCTTATTTGAAAAAATCTAGTTTCATTCCATCTGTCTATAGTAGGAGTGTCTGTGCACAGATTTCTTCCTCCTTTGCATGTCTTAATGCAGGAAAGGAGAGCTCTTGTGTATTTAGCAATTAGAGACTTCGTATATTGACGTTATAACTTTACAAAAATCATGGGACT
This genomic interval from Ammospiza nelsoni isolate bAmmNel1 chromosome 8, bAmmNel1.pri, whole genome shotgun sequence contains the following:
- the VDAC2 gene encoding voltage-dependent anion-selective channel protein 2, encoding MGGPGSPGSCGTPAAGGRTGVSFTSPSSAQSCSSAVCRTTAPPRDRPEPTCPDDRPQPAQAAPMAIPPAYVDLGKPARDIFNKGYGFGLVKLDVKTKSASGVEFTTSGSSNTDTGKVNGSLETKYKWAEYGLTFTEKWNTDNTLGTEIAIEDQLAKGLKVTFDTTFSPNTGKKSGKIKSAYKRECINLGCDVDFDFAGPAVHGSAVFGYEGWLAGYQMTFDTAKSKLTRNNFSVGYKTGDFQLHTNVNDGSEFGGSIYQKVSESLETAINLAWTAGSNSTRFGFAAKYKLDPTASLSAKVNNSSLIGVGYTQTLRPGVKLTLSALIDGKSINAGGHKLGLGLELEA